TCCGCGGTGAAGACGTGCGCGTGGAATCAGCTGTTGGGGATGACGAGACCGGATTCGTATGCGGCGATGACTGCTTGGGCACGGTCACGGGCATCGAGCTTGTACAGGATCCGTGAGACGTGTGTCTTCACGGTCTGCACTGCGATGTGCAGGATCGCTGCGATCTCTGTGTTCGAGGCTCCGCGGGCGACTTGGACGAGGATCTCACGTTCGCGTTCGGTGAGTTCGGGCAGCGCTGTGCGATTGGGCTTTTGCCCGCCGGTGGCGAAGTGTTCGATGACCCGTTTGGTCACGCTCGGGGCCAGCAGCGCTTCGCCTCCGGCGACGATGCGGACCGCCTCGGCGAGTTCACCGGGCGGAGCATCTTTGAGGAGGAATCCGCTGGCCCCGGCTCGGATGGCGTCGAAGACGTAGTCGTCGATATCGAAGGTGGTGAGCATGATGATTCGGGTGTCGGCGTCCGCGGCGACGATCGTGCGGGTCGCTTCGATTCCATCCATCAGCGGCATCCGCACATCCATGAGGACGATATCGGGGTCGAGTTCGGCGACGAGTTCGACACACTGTGCTCCATCTTCGGCCTGCCCGATGACCTCGATATCGGCATGGACATTCAGCAGTGCGGCGAAACCGGCACGCACCATCGCCTGATCATCGGCGATGACGATCCTGATCATGAGGTCTCCTTGTCCGTGGCCGGTGCGTCAGCTGTCGGTTCGGCGCCGTCGGCGAGACGTTCACGGGGTGCGAGCGGCAGCACCGCTTCGACCTCGAAGCCTCCGTCGGCAGTGGATCCGCTGCGGATCTGCCCTCCCACGGAGGCGGCCCGTTCACGCATGCCGATCAGTCCCTGCCGATCATGTTTATCGTGCTTCGCCGCTTCGCTGGGGCCGTCGCCGTGGTCGTTGACGACGCTGATCCAGACCGCTGAGCTGCCGCCGCGGATGCGGATGGCGATGGCGGAATTGCGGGCGTGGCGGATGGCGTTGCTCAGGGCCTCTTGGATGATGCGATAGCCGACCAGTCCGGTGCTGTCGCGCATGAGGTGGTCGATCGGTTCGCCGCTGCGTTCGACGGTGACCTGTACGCCCGCCTGTCGGGCTTTGTCGACGAGCGGGTCGATCTCTGAGAACTTCGGCTGCGGTGCCAGTTCGCCTCCGCCTTCATCATTGCGCAGGACGCTGAGCAGTCCGCGCATCTCCGTCAGCGCGGTGCGGGCGGAGGCGGAGATGTCTGCGAACTCCTTGGCCACCTCCGAGTCGATCCCGGCATGGCGGAACGGTGCGCTGGAGGCTTGGATGTTGATGATCGACATGCTGTGGGCGACGATGTCGTGGAGTTCCCGAGCGATGCGCGCCTTCTCCTCGATGGTCACTCGCTTGGAGTGCTCCTCTGCGGTGTTCTCCTTCTCCTGGACCAGTTGTGAGCGTATGAGCTGCCACTGCTGGATGATCACTGCGGCGAGGTAGACGCCGCCGGCGATGCAGGAGTAGATGAGGATGTTGACGATGGCACCGTCGGTGCGGGTGTCTGCGATGAGAAGATGCGTGATGAGTACAGCGGCAGCCGAGCCTGCAATGCTGCCGAGCAGCGCGGCCAGGGCCACTCCCCAATGGGCGCGGAGTCCGATGATGAGGATGATGACGATCTGAGTGATCATCATCGGGACCATCCACGGCCACGGCACACCGGACACGAGAGGCCCCAACAACGGCAGCACGGTGCAGGCGGCGATCGACATGAGCGTGCCGAAGAGCGGACGCAGCAGGGACAGCGGCATGGACCCGACATGGACGACGGTGACGACGAAGGCTAATGCGACGGGGGCCTCGTTGATCGAGACGGCGATCGACGATTCCACCGCGAGCATGACGATGGCGAGAACGATCACCGCGACCCAGGCCAGCGCCTCGGGGTTGAGTCGACGGTTCGGGGGCATGAACCTGTCGAAGATTTTCGTGACCATCACAGACACCGGGTTCCCTTCTGTGATTCCGGCCGACCGTTGCGATCATAGCGCTTGTACTGCTTCATCACCTGGGAACGGCATATGGTGGTCAGCTCCCGGCCCGGAATCGATAACTCCTCGTTCAGCTTCCGCGAACCGCCTCGGCCAGGTGCGCGTGTTCAGTTCCCGCGAACTTCCCCCGGCTGCCCCAGGACAGCGCGAGGTAGAGCACGAAGGAGATGGCGAAGGACGGAACCGTCGCTCCGATCGGGCTCGAATAGGCGTAGGTGAGCACATAGGACGCCAGTGCCCCGAGGACCCACACGCCGACAGCAACCCAATTGATTCCGCGCGTGTAGGAGTACACGCCGCCGGAGTCCTTGAGGATATCAGGTGAGTAGGCACGACGTTTGATGATGTAGTAATCGACGATGAG
Above is a window of Brevibacterium siliguriense DNA encoding:
- a CDS encoding sensor histidine kinase, encoding MVTKIFDRFMPPNRRLNPEALAWVAVIVLAIVMLAVESSIAVSINEAPVALAFVVTVVHVGSMPLSLLRPLFGTLMSIAACTVLPLLGPLVSGVPWPWMVPMMITQIVIILIIGLRAHWGVALAALLGSIAGSAAAVLITHLLIADTRTDGAIVNILIYSCIAGGVYLAAVIIQQWQLIRSQLVQEKENTAEEHSKRVTIEEKARIARELHDIVAHSMSIINIQASSAPFRHAGIDSEVAKEFADISASARTALTEMRGLLSVLRNDEGGGELAPQPKFSEIDPLVDKARQAGVQVTVERSGEPIDHLMRDSTGLVGYRIIQEALSNAIRHARNSAIAIRIRGGSSAVWISVVNDHGDGPSEAAKHDKHDRQGLIGMRERAASVGGQIRSGSTADGGFEVEAVLPLAPRERLADGAEPTADAPATDKETS
- a CDS encoding response regulator, producing the protein MIRIVIADDQAMVRAGFAALLNVHADIEVIGQAEDGAQCVELVAELDPDIVLMDVRMPLMDGIEATRTIVAADADTRIIMLTTFDIDDYVFDAIRAGASGFLLKDAPPGELAEAVRIVAGGEALLAPSVTKRVIEHFATGGQKPNRTALPELTEREREILVQVARGASNTEIAAILHIAVQTVKTHVSRILYKLDARDRAQAVIAAYESGLVIPNS